One Neorhizobium sp. NCHU2750 genomic window carries:
- a CDS encoding transporter substrate-binding domain-containing protein — translation MAFSKFMKAAGIAAALLALPVTAFAGPVMDKIKETGKITVATEASYPPFEFVKDGKITGYGKDLLDLLVQALSKQVGKEVQLEQLDLPFQGILPGLSAGQFDFVATSVGINAERAKRYAYTRPIATSAQTVMIRAGDADKLKTPEDLNGKIVGTQMASASEPVVRGFDEKMKSAGKPGVAELKLFTSYPESYVALANGSIDAVVQSGPALAVLVKERQGVFKLMGPLTDQKSYLAWVARPEDSDFRDFVNKFFIDLNKSGKMGELQEKWFGFKMDTPDSGYLPEGAL, via the coding sequence ATGGCATTTTCGAAATTCATGAAGGCAGCCGGTATTGCGGCTGCCCTCCTTGCCCTGCCGGTCACCGCGTTTGCCGGCCCGGTCATGGACAAGATCAAGGAAACCGGAAAGATCACGGTTGCCACGGAAGCATCCTACCCTCCTTTCGAATTTGTCAAGGATGGAAAGATTACCGGCTATGGCAAAGATCTTCTCGATCTGCTGGTTCAAGCCCTCTCGAAGCAAGTCGGTAAGGAGGTTCAGCTGGAGCAGCTCGATCTACCGTTCCAGGGCATTCTGCCTGGTCTCAGCGCTGGTCAGTTCGACTTCGTCGCAACCTCGGTTGGTATCAACGCCGAGCGCGCCAAGCGTTACGCCTATACACGTCCCATCGCTACGTCTGCCCAGACGGTGATGATCCGTGCCGGCGACGCCGACAAGCTGAAGACGCCCGAAGATCTGAATGGTAAGATCGTCGGTACACAGATGGCGTCCGCAAGTGAGCCTGTTGTTCGCGGCTTCGATGAAAAAATGAAGTCCGCCGGCAAGCCGGGCGTTGCCGAACTCAAGCTCTTCACATCCTATCCGGAGAGCTATGTAGCACTTGCCAACGGATCGATCGACGCCGTCGTTCAATCAGGGCCAGCCTTGGCCGTTCTCGTAAAAGAACGTCAGGGAGTGTTCAAGCTGATGGGACCGCTGACTGACCAGAAGAGCTATCTGGCCTGGGTAGCACGGCCGGAAGACAGCGATTTCCGCGATTTCGTCAACAAGTTCTTCATCGATCTCAACAAGAGCGGCAAAATGGGCGAACTCCAGGAAAAGTGGTTCGGCTTCAAGATGGATACGCCTGACAGCGGTTACCTGCCGGAAGGCGCCCTCTGA
- a CDS encoding amino acid ABC transporter permease, producing the protein MEFSFGFMLSTIPALLSAAGVTIRVAALTILLSISVGTLLTIIRAFKIRPINWVIGLYISFIRGTPLLVQIFLAFYALPAIGIKLGPVTAGVLAITANNAAFMTEIFRGALASIPPGQIEAAASLGLNSRAIWLKVILPQLYIRSLPAIINECTIVVKGTALLAVITVVEVFRTAQQIGSSSFRPFETFVAAGLVFLAMSLVISQTGLWLERRFSLRRGA; encoded by the coding sequence ATGGAATTCAGTTTTGGGTTCATGCTTTCAACCATACCGGCGTTGCTTTCGGCGGCAGGCGTAACGATCCGCGTGGCAGCGCTGACCATTCTTCTGTCGATCAGCGTCGGTACTCTTCTCACCATCATTCGGGCGTTCAAGATCAGGCCCATCAACTGGGTGATTGGGCTCTACATCAGTTTCATCCGTGGAACTCCACTTCTCGTCCAGATATTCTTGGCGTTTTACGCACTTCCGGCAATTGGTATAAAGCTTGGCCCGGTTACAGCAGGCGTTCTCGCCATCACCGCCAATAATGCCGCTTTTATGACTGAAATTTTTCGCGGCGCGCTGGCGAGCATCCCGCCAGGCCAGATCGAAGCCGCCGCGTCACTCGGCCTCAATTCACGGGCAATCTGGCTCAAGGTCATCCTGCCGCAGCTTTATATACGCTCGCTGCCGGCAATCATCAACGAATGCACGATCGTCGTCAAAGGCACGGCGCTGCTGGCAGTCATCACTGTCGTGGAAGTGTTTCGTACCGCCCAGCAAATCGGCTCAAGCAGCTTTCGCCCCTTCGAGACGTTTGTCGCCGCTGGACTTGTCTTCCTGGCCATGAGCCTTGTCATCAGCCAGACCGGCCTCTGGCTCGAGCGCCGTTTCTCGCTGCGACGTGGCGCCTGA